The following DNA comes from Burkholderia sp. HI2500.
GCGCAGCACCGCGAGCGCGGTCGTCAGGCCGAGATTGCTGCCCTGGAAGAAGGCCGCCGGCGTCTTGCCGGGCGACAGCTTCACGATCGTCGTGCCGGTGCCTTGCGTGTTCGACGCCGCGTTGAAGTTGGACACGACGACGTCGCCGGGTTTCAGCGTGCTCCAGCTCGGCACGCCGCGCGGCACGAACGCGATGCCGTACGGATTGACATCGCCGTTGGCGGGCACGGTCGACGCGGTAAACGATGGAATCGGCAAGATGATGTCGCTGCCGCCGGCCCATGCGAACGCCGACGACAACGCGACCAGCCCGGCGCCGCATGCCGCGCGGCATAGCGAATGCGCAAGCGTGCGCCGGACGCGCGCGACGACCGGCGGATCAACCGCAAGGACGGGCGTGGCGGGGGAACGACAGGAGGGGAGAGGGTCCATGGCATGACTCCGGTTGATGATCGCGAGCAGTCATCCCGGCTGCCGGCCTGCGCAGCCGACGGGTGTCCGGCGCGGGTTCGCGATCGTGCTGTTGCCGCGTGAACCCACGCTCGAAATAAACGGATGGCGACGGCCGGATATTCCATTCCGTTACCGATGTTGCAGGCGAGCCGGCGGCCATTGTTCGCCGCAAGGGCGATGCGGCCCGACAAGTTGAAATCCGACCCGCCGTCGGCCGATAATCGTCCGGCATCGCTTTCCCCCTCTCCCAGTCCAACCGTAATCGGAAAACGCCATGTCCTACGACAACAACAACCCGTTCGCCAAGATCCTGCGCGGCGAACTGCCGTGCGTGAAAGTCGCGGAAGACGACGCGACCCTCGCGATCATGGATCTGATGCCGCAGGCCGACGGCCACGTGCTCGTGATCCCGAAGGAGCCGGCCGCGCAGATCTTCGAGTTGTCCGGCGATGCAGCCGCGGCCGGCATCCGCATGACGCAGCGCGTCGCGGCGGCGGTGCGCGCGGCGCTCGAGCCGGACGGCGTGTTCATCGGCCAGTTCAACGGCGCGGCCGCCGGCCAGACGGTGCCGCATGTGCACTTCCACGTGATTCCGCGCTGGGAAGGCGCCGAGCTGCGAATGCATGCGCGCGAGATCGCCGAC
Coding sequences within:
- a CDS encoding HIT family protein; its protein translation is MSYDNNNPFAKILRGELPCVKVAEDDATLAIMDLMPQADGHVLVIPKEPAAQIFELSGDAAAAGIRMTQRVAAAVRAALEPDGVFIGQFNGAAAGQTVPHVHFHVIPRWEGAELRMHAREIADAATLEALAQRIRARFV